AACTTGGCTCTTGATTTGGGTTTCTTAACAAAGGCAAGAAAGTACACTTTCTTCAAACCAAAATTCATCTTCTACGCGACTTACTTATCTGAGAAAATCGGGTACTGGAGATACATCACAATCTACAGACACCTCAAGGAGAACCCTGAGTTCCAATGTTACCCAATCTTCAAGTACTTTGAGAACTGGTGTCAAGATGAGAACCGTCATGGAGATTTCTTCTCTGCTTTGATGAAAGCTCAGCCTCAGTTCCTTAATGACTGGCAAGCTAAGCTCTGGTCTCGCTTCTTCTGCCTCTCGGTAATTTAACTAAACTCTCTTTAATTCTCAAATTCAAATGTGTTAACTAGCAAGAGGATTGGCTTTTGCAGGTTTATGTGACAATGTACCTCAATGATTGTCAAAGAACTAACTTCTATGAGGGTATCGGGTTAAACACAAAGGAGTTCGATATGCATGTCATCATCGAGGTAATGGAACTTGAAACAAGAAGATTAATATTAAAGCTGTGTTATGTGCCCCCTTTTCTGAAAATGTTGTACTTTTGTTTCAGACAAACCGAACCACGGCAAGAATATTCCCGGCGGTGCTGGATGTTGAGAACCCTGAGTTCAAGAGGAAATTGGATAGAATGGTTGTGAGCTATGAGAAGCTGCTGGCTGTAGGGCAAACCGATGATCCTTCCTTCATCAAGACCCTCAAGCGGATTCCTTTGGTCGCTTCTTTAGCCTCTGAGATCTTGGCTGCTTATCTCATGCCTCCTGTTGAGTCTGGCTCTGTTGATTTCGCCGAGTTTGAGCCTAATCTTGTCTATTAGTAGCAGCAATGTCAAGTCTTGAGTTTACGGCTGGATTCTTGATTCCTTGTAATTGAATGATCAAAACTGagaaacatcttttttttttttgtaataaaccAAATACTTTTGCTGCATATATATGATCAGATTGCACAATGGATTCAccaaaattcagattttataaaacaggTTGATACAGCTGAGTTTGCTACATACAAACACACAATACCCGAGTAACAACGGAACACAATCCCACCCTCTATGTATTGTGTGGAGGAGATTTATCCAAAGAGGAGGATAAAATATGAAAGCTGACCTCATTCCTCATTCAGATTTAGCCTTAGGTTTCTCTGGTTCTTCAGTCAGAGGCTTGAACACAACGTTGAAGAACCAAACTGCGAGCAATGTAGCCTTCACAGGTCCAAGCCAATACACAAGTAAATGCTCTTTTGTTATATGCTCACCGCGTGCATAAG
The Camelina sativa cultivar DH55 chromosome 6, Cs, whole genome shotgun sequence genome window above contains:
- the LOC104791984 gene encoding magnesium-protoporphyrin IX monomethyl ester [oxidative] cyclase, chloroplastic-like, with translation MAAEMALVKPISKFTSPKLSNPSKYLSGRRFSTVIRMSATSSPPPPATSTSKSKKGTKKEIQESLLTPRFYTTDFEEMEQLFNTEINKNLNQDEFVALLQEFKTDYNQTHFVRNKEFKEAADKLQGPLRQIFVEFLERSCTAEFSGFLLYKELGRRLKKTNPVVAEIFSLMSRDEARHAGFLNKGLSDFNLALDLGFLTKARKYTFFKPKFIFYATYLSEKIGYWRYITIYRHLKENPEFQCYPIFKYFENWCQDENRHGDFFSALMKAQPQFLNDWQAKLWSRFFCLSVYVTMYLNDCQRTNFYEGIGLNTKEFDMHVIIETNRTTARIFPAVLDVENPEFKRKLDRMVVSYEKLLAVGQTDDPSFIKTLKRIPLVASLASEILAAYLMPPVESGSVDFAEFEPNLVY